A single genomic interval of Daucus carota subsp. sativus chromosome 1, DH1 v3.0, whole genome shotgun sequence harbors:
- the LOC135150737 gene encoding putative ATP synthase protein YMF19, protein MPQLDKFTYFTQFFWSCLFLFTFYIAICNDGDGLLGISRILKLRNQLLSHQENNIRSKDPNSLEDILRKGFSTGVSYMYSSLFEVSQWCNAVDLLGKRRRIPLISCFGEISGSRGMERNIFYLISKSSYSTSSNPGWGITCRNDITLIHVPHGQRSFGF, encoded by the coding sequence ATGCCTCAACTGGATAAATTCACTTATTTCACACAATTCTTCTGGTCATGCCTTTTCCTCTTTACTTTCTATATTGCCATATGCAATGATGGAGATGGACTACTTGGGATCAGCAGAATTCTAAAACTGCGGAACCAACTTCTTTCACACCAGGAGAACAACATCCGGAGCAAGGACCCCAACAGTTTGGAAGATATCTTGAGAAAAGGTTTTAGCACCGGTGTATCCTATATGTACTCCAGTTTATTCGAAGTATCCCAATGGTGTAACGCCGTCGACTTATTGGGAAAAAGGAGGAGGATCCCTTTGATCTCTTGTTTCGGAGAAATAAGTGGCTCACGAGGAATGGAAAGAAACATATTCTATTTGATCTCGAAGTCCTCATATAGCACTTCTTCCAATCCTGGATGGGGGATCACTTGTAGGAATGACATAACGCTAATCCATGTTCCACACGGCCAAAGAAGCTTCGGTTTTTAA
- the LOC108203778 gene encoding uncharacterized protein LOC108203778 yields MDPNPNVIERLSLLSNLIAQVDETKLYWEQRLGLFWEHPPALDPEVVGQAMQETRDRIRDLEAQKSALVQQQQALIVQAAIDRANRGGD; encoded by the coding sequence ATGGATCCCAACCCCAATGTAATTGAAAGACTTTCTCtgctttcaaatttaatagcGCAGGTCGACGAAACAAAGCTCTACTGGGAGCAAAGGCTGGGGCTATTCTGGGAGCATCCGCCTGCTCTCGATCCTGAGGTGGTAGGGCAAGCAATGCAGGAAACCCGGGACCGCATTCGCGATCTGGAGGCCCAGAAGAGCGCCCTAGTCCAGCAGCAGCAAGCACTAATTGTGCAAGCTGCTATTGATCGTGCCAACCGCGGGGGAGATTAG
- the LOC135150724 gene encoding LOW QUALITY PROTEIN: photosystem II CP43 reaction center protein-like (The sequence of the model RefSeq protein was modified relative to this genomic sequence to represent the inferred CDS: deleted 1 base in 1 codon) — MKTLYSLRRFYPVETLFNGTLALAGRDQETTGFAWWAGNARLINLSGKLLGAHVAHAGLIVFWAGGMNLFEVAHFVPEKPMYEQGLILLPHLATLGWGVGPGGEVIDTFPYFVSGVLHLISSAVLGFGGIYHALLGPETLEESFPFFGYVWKDRNKMTTILGIHLILLGIGAFLLVFKALYFGGVYDTWAPGGGDVRKITNLTLNPSIIFGYLLKSPFGGEGWIVSVDDLEDIIGGHVWLGSICILGGIWHILTKPFAWARRALVWSGEAYLSYSLAALSVFGFIACCFVWFNNTAYPSEFYGPTGPEASQAQAFTFLVRDQRLGANVGSAQGPTGLGKYLMRSPTGEVIFGGETPRFWDLRAPWLEPLRGPTPFPFRVKK, encoded by the exons ATGAAAACCTTATATTCCCTGAGGAGGTTCTACCCCGTGGAAACGCTCTTTAATGGAACTTTAGCTTTAGCTGGTCGTGACCAAGAAACCACCGGTTTCGCTTGGTGGGCCGGGAATGCCCGGCTTATCAATTTATCCGGTAAACTACTAGGGGCTCATGTAGCCCATGCCGGATTAATCGTATTCTGGGCCGGAGGAATGAACCTATTTGAAGTGGCTCATTTCGTACCAGAAAAGCCTATGTATGAACAAGGATTAATTTTACTTCCTCACCTAGCTACTCTAGGTTGGGGAGTAGGTCCTGGTGGGGAAGTTATAGACACTTTTCCATATTTTGTATCTGGAGTACTTCATTTAATTTCCTCTGCAGTATTGGGCTTTGGTGGTATTTATCATGCACTTCTAGGACCTGAGACGCTTGAAGAATCTTTTCCATTCTTCGGTTATGTATGGAAAGATAGAAATAAAATGACCACAATTTTAGGTATTCACTTAATCTTGTTAGGTATAGGAGCTTTTCTTCTAGTATTCAAGGCTCTTTATTTTGGTGGTGTCTATGATACCTGGGCTCCGGGAGGGGGAGATGTAAGAAAAATTACCAACTTGACCCTTAACCCAAGTATTATATTTGGTTATTTACTAAAATCCCCTTTTGGAGGGGAAGGGTGGATTGTTAGTGTAGACGATTTGGAAGATATAATCGGAGGACATGTATGGTTAGGTTCCATTTGTATACTTGGTGGAATCTGGCATATCTTAACCAAACCTTTCGCATGGGCTCGACGCGCACTTGTATGGTCTGGAGAGGCTTACTTATCTTATAGTTTAGCGGCTTTATCCGTCTTTGGTTTCATTGCTTGTTGTTTTGTCTGGTTCAATAATACCGCCTATCCTAGCGAGTTTTACGGACCCACTGGACCAGAAGCTTCTCAAGCTCAAGCATTTACTTTTCTAGTT AGAGACCAACGGCTGGGGGCTAACGTGGGCTCTGCTCAAGGACCTACCGGTTTAGGTAAATATTTAATGCGTTCTCCCACCGGAGAAGTCATTTTTGGAGGAGAAACTCCGCGTTTTTGGGATCTACGTGCCCCTTGGTTAGAACCTCTAAGGGGTCCAACCCCCTTTCCCTTTagggttaaaaaatag